The Cognaticolwellia beringensis genome segment TTAATCACAATAGAATAAAAGTGGAAGTCCCCTTTTATATCAACTGCCTTATCTATGTTTATAACATACGTTACATCATTCAAGGCTGTAAACTTAGCATGCCTAATCGTACCAGGGCGGTATTGGTTGTTGGGTGCAAACCCGCCATTGAAACAAAGAGTACTAATATCATTTAACGCCATTGACTGGTATATGGGTAAGTATGTTTCGCTTGGTAACAGGTCGTTGTTATAAGCATACATTTTAAATTGATCATCTACGTCTGTGCGATTTGTACCCCACATATCTGTTGCTGAAAAGGCGAGTTTTTCCTCCAGATTACTTATTTCTGCATTGAAATCAGGATATAACACTTTTAGTTCAGTGGACAAACTATAAAGAGATAACAACGCGGGTTGAGTGGAAATGTTGTTCAAAGCATGCAATAGGCCTTGTGGGCCTATTTCTTTATAGAGGTTAATCGTGCGTTCTGTACTTGGCCTATCAGAAAGGAAAGAAAGCATGTATAAAGCTACCGATGAATGTTCGTACGGAGAAATAACTTTATACCTCTGATAGTTGTATTCCCTACCATTTAGGTCAGTGCTGCTCGATACACTATCAAATCGATACGTTTCTTTCGCGATTTCATAGATAGGTTCAATTTCCAAATTAGAATCATATGCCTTGTTGTTCGCAACTTTAAGGTTCCAGTCATCAAGCACAGCTGCAGGGATTGCTACTGCTGCGAATCCTTCCGAAAAAGCTGTAGAAAAATTAACGATATGCCCTACTGAATATCCACCTCCCCGAGTGTCTCCACGATCCAAAACCTTAATTTCAAAGAAGTGAGTGAAAAGGTGAATAATAACTTGCTCGCTATATGGCGCAGATATAGAAAGGTAACCCTCATCAACTGCATTAAAAAAATTCTCGAGCACAAGGTCATCCCAATCATCCATAGTCCAGGTTATGTTCAGTGGGGATAGTGGTTCGTTAAATTCAACCCCGAAAGACTCTAAATAACGTAGCCCCTTAAACACACTATCTAAAATTGCAAATGGCTGTGCGTCAACCTTTCCTACTTCAAATTTTTTGTCGACTCCATTCCAACCTCCGGAAAGAAGTACGTCCTGATAATGTCTTTTATCTACGTATTGAAACTGCTCTGTTGCATAAATATAGCTTGTTTGATTTTCTATATTAACATCCGTCGATGGGTCTTTAACAGAAATGGAAAAGCCATTGTTAAATTTACCGTCAGGTTCAAGTTGAGAAACCACCTCGATTGAATACCATTTGTCTTTATCACTTTCTAGCAAGGAAAATAAGTAATTCCCGCTATCATCGGTTATTGTGGTTGACAGAGTATTATTCTCAAAATCTTTAAGGTTAACAACAATTGCCCTAGCTGGATGATTTTCTGAATTATCTGGATCTAAACCGAATAAAGTTGAAGTTTCACTTTCTTTGCGTTCCCAGTATTTTATTCTCTCAAAAGTAATTTGTCCTGAAACTCCAGGAGCTATATTTAACACTTTAATACTGATTGAATCTGATGCCGTATCCCCGTCACTATCAGTTACCGTTAAGCTAAAAGTCAACACTTCAGTCTCATTGTTCTCAGGTGCTATAAATGAGCTTGAAACCTTATCTGTACTTGTTAAACTAACTTCAGAACCTGATGTCTGTGCCCAGCTATATTTTATAATTGTGCCATCTGTATCTGTAGCAGTTCCTGCTAAAGTAACACTAGTACTTTCATCCACCGTCAAGTCTTCGCCTGCGTTTACTATTGGGGGATTATTAACTTTAGTAACAATAACAGAAATGACATCACTGGAACTTGCTCCACCATTGTCAGTAGCCGTTAACATGAAAGTTAATGTTTCATTTTCATTTATATCTGGGGCTATAAACGATGTTGAAGCCTTATTTTTAGTTGTTAAACTAACTTCCGTTCCTGATGCTTGAATCCAGGTATATGTTGCTATTGAGCCATCTGTATCTGTAGCTGTTCCAGCTAATGTAACACTTGTGTTTTCAGCAACATTTACATCTTCACCTGCATTTACTATCGGGGCCTTATTAATATTGATAACACTAACAGAAATGGTATCGCTGCTACTTGCTCCATCGTTATCAATAGCTGTAAAAGTGAAAGTTAACGTTTCACTTTCATTGATATCAGGGGCTATAAACGAGGTTAAAGCCGTATCTGCACTTGTTAAACTAACTTCGGTTCCTGATGTTTGAATCCAGCTGTATGTTGCTATTGAACCGTCAGTATCTATAGCAGTTCCAGCTAACGTAACATTAGTATTTTCATCCTTTGTTAAGTCTCCACCTGCGTTTACTATCGGTGACTTATTTGGAGTGGTGTCCGTTGGAGTTGAACCACCTCCTCCGCATGCAGATAAAAATAGCGTGAATATAACTTGTGAAAAAAACTTTAAATTACATTTTTTCAAGTAACTTACTCCTAATGTACTTAATGTACTACAGCAAATTACTGCAATAATGAAATATCCGCGATTGCAAAGAAGCTATTACGAATTTCGTTTAGTAACGTCAACCGATTAGTTTTAACTTGCTCATCATCAGCCATCACATTATCGAAAAAGCAGTAGCAAGATCTTTTTCTGCAGTTTCAGTTGCTAAATCAAGATTGAACGCTGTAAAAAGCTCACCTTTAAATTTAACAAGTATATTACCTACCCGCTTATTTGCAGCTTCTGCTAAGTTTTTAAAATGTGTTACAGCGTGAATACGCTTATTAAAATCTAGGGGAGTTGAAGGCGCATTAGCTAAAATGGCTTGAATAACATCAACACTAATTTTTTGATCTAGGTAATAAGCACGGTAGCGACCCAATACAAAATCTAGAACTTGTTTACTCACCTCTCTATTTGTTAGTTTATCTTGATAAAGCTCGACACTTTTCCCCACCAACTCAGCAATATCTAAATTAAGGTCTTTCTCAATAATTATACGAATTAAACCAATTGTAGCACGTCTTAAAGCAAACGGATCTTTATCACCTTTAGGTGCTTGGCTAATTCTAAATATCCCATCTAAAGTATCAACCTTATCAGCGATGGCTAAGGCAGAGCCTATTGATTGCTCTGGTAATGCATATCAGCGAAACGAGGGCGATATTGATCTTCAAGCGCTTGTGCTACTGCTGCAGGTTCACCATCATGCTGGGCGTAGTATTTACCCATAGTACCTTGAACTTGTGGGAACTCGAGTACCATGTCTGACATCAAACCTGCTTTACTCAACAAACCTGCTCGCTGTGCCATTACGGTATCATCCCCGATTTTACCAGCAACAAATTCACTCAAACCTGCAATACGCTCAGACTTAACGTTCACTGTGCCTAGCTGTTTTTGAAACAAAACTGTTTCTAAGCTTTCCAATTTTTACTCAAGCGATTGTTTTTTATCAATTTTAAAGGAAGACTCTGCATCTGCTAATCTAGGACGTATTACCTTCTCATTTCCCTTGATAACTTGATTAGGGTCTTTGCTTTCAATGTATGATACAAATATCCATTTATTCAACAAGTTACCTTCGATATCTGTCACTGGAAAGTACTTTTGATGATCTTTCATTGAATAAATAAACGGCTCTGCCGGTACATTGATAAAACTTCGTCGAAGCTACTCACTAACACTACTGGCCATTCTACTATCGAGGTTACCTCTTCTAGTAATTCATCATCGGGAACTGCGGGGTCAGGTTCTTTGAAATGTCCGCAATGTCGGATCTCCTATCATAAGCATGACGGAAGTAAAGGTCTGCTTTTGGCTCAGCCTGTGTGAAGCTTTGATTTTATCACTCTAAGTTTCCGCTTAGCGCATTTAAATCTAGTGATTCCAGCTTCCGCACTAGGCTCAGAGTAGACCTTAGGATTACCGAGTTGCTAACTATAAAGCGCTTAAAGTGATCATTAATCTGTGCCCTATTTCTTTTTGGTTAGAGAACTTTCAAAATATCCCTAATTTGTAAGAGTATTAACTTTTGTACAATCTCTGTAGCCATATAGATTTGCCATATTTTACGCTGTCAGC includes the following:
- a CDS encoding PKD domain-containing protein; this translates as MKKCNLKFFSQVIFTLFLSACGGGGSTPTDTTPNKSPIVNAGGDLTKDENTNVTLAGTAIDTDGSIATYSWIQTSGTEVSLTSADTALTSFIAPDINESETLTFTFTAIDNDGASSSDTISVSVININKAPIVNAGEDVNVAENTSVTLAGTATDTDGSIATYTWIQASGTEVSLTTKNKASTSFIAPDINENETLTFMLTATDNGGASSSDVISVIVTKVNNPPIVNAGEDLTVDESTSVTLAGTATDTDGTIIKYSWAQTSGSEVSLTSTDKVSSSFIAPENNETEVLTFSLTVTDSDGDTASDSISIKVLNIAPGVSGQITFERIKYWERKESETSTLFGLDPDNSENHPARAIVVNLKDFENNTLSTTITDDSGNYLFSLLESDKDKWYSIEVVSQLEPDGKFNNGFSISVKDPSTDVNIENQTSYIYATEQFQYVDKRHYQDVLLSGGWNGVDKKFEVGKVDAQPFAILDSVFKGLRYLESFGVEFNEPLSPLNITWTMDDWDDLVLENFFNAVDEGYLSISAPYSEQVIIHLFTHFFEIKVLDRGDTRGGGYSVGHIVNFSTAFSEGFAAVAIPAAVLDDWNLKVANNKAYDSNLEIEPIYEIAKETYRFDSVSSSTDLNGREYNYQRYKVISPYEHSSVALYMLSFLSDRPSTERTINLYKEIGPQGLLHALNNISTQPALLSLYSLSTELKVLYPDFNAEISNLEEKLAFSATDMWGTNRTDVDDQFKMYAYNNDLLPSETYLPIYQSMALNDISTLCFNGGFAPNNQYRPGTIRHAKFTALNDVTYVINIDKAVDIKGDFHFYSIVIKENGNDIPGIVILYSNSGSRIEFAATAGQTYVIQVYGNNYSQKVFNINETICTDIKIATSIN